One Desulfobulbus propionicus DSM 2032 DNA segment encodes these proteins:
- the fumC gene encoding class II fumarate hydratase, with amino-acid sequence MEYRIEQDTMGTIEVPADRLWGAQTERSRRNFNIGDERMPLALVDSLVRLKRACAEVNHQKGKLPAAIRDLIVRACDEILSGQHDHEFPLAVWQTGSGTQSNMNVNEVIANRAAILATGSLEPPRPVHPNDHVNMSQSSNDVFPSAMHVAGVYALEDRLLPAVETLRRTLAAKADAFAGIVKIGRTHLQDATPLTLGQEIGGWAALLASNQRQLRESLEHLRFLAIGGTAVGTGLNAPEGFGTAVAAQLSGDTGKVFYALDNTFHGLTSHDQLVFAHGAVKALAANLMKIANDVRWLASGPRCGLGEITIPANEPGSSIMPGKVNPTQAEAATMAVCQVFGNDAAIGFAASQGNFELNVFKPLIVYNFLQSTTLLADVIDSFDRHCASGIEPVAERIDHHLRHSLMLVTALNPHLGYEKAAVIAKKAHAEHLSLREAAIQLGLLSGEEFDRLVRPEAMIGPVGRKGRC; translated from the coding sequence ATGGAGTATCGCATCGAACAGGACACCATGGGCACGATCGAGGTTCCGGCCGATCGCCTCTGGGGCGCGCAGACCGAGCGCAGCCGCCGCAACTTCAACATCGGCGACGAGCGGATGCCGCTGGCGCTGGTGGACAGCCTGGTTCGCCTGAAACGGGCCTGCGCGGAGGTCAACCATCAGAAAGGCAAACTGCCGGCCGCGATCCGTGATCTGATTGTTCGCGCCTGCGACGAGATTCTCTCCGGGCAGCATGACCATGAATTTCCCCTTGCCGTCTGGCAGACCGGCAGCGGCACCCAGAGCAACATGAACGTCAACGAAGTGATCGCCAACCGGGCCGCCATCCTCGCCACCGGCAGCCTGGAACCGCCGCGGCCGGTGCATCCCAACGATCATGTCAACATGTCGCAGAGCTCCAACGACGTCTTTCCCTCGGCCATGCACGTGGCCGGGGTCTATGCCCTGGAGGATCGGTTGCTGCCGGCGGTGGAAACCCTGCGCCGCACTCTGGCCGCCAAGGCCGACGCCTTTGCCGGCATCGTCAAGATCGGCCGGACCCATCTTCAGGACGCCACCCCCCTGACCCTCGGCCAGGAGATCGGCGGCTGGGCGGCCCTGCTAGCCAGCAACCAGCGCCAGCTGCGCGAAAGCCTCGAACATCTGCGCTTTCTGGCCATCGGCGGCACGGCGGTGGGCACCGGCCTCAATGCCCCGGAAGGATTCGGGACGGCGGTCGCGGCCCAGCTCAGCGGCGATACCGGCAAGGTCTTTTACGCGCTCGACAACACCTTTCACGGCCTGACCAGCCACGACCAGCTGGTTTTTGCCCACGGCGCGGTCAAGGCCCTGGCCGCCAACCTGATGAAGATCGCCAACGATGTCCGCTGGCTGGCCAGTGGCCCGCGCTGCGGCCTGGGCGAGATCACCATCCCGGCCAACGAACCGGGCAGCTCGATCATGCCGGGCAAGGTCAACCCCACCCAGGCCGAGGCGGCGACCATGGCCGTCTGCCAGGTGTTCGGCAACGACGCGGCCATCGGCTTTGCCGCTAGTCAAGGCAATTTCGAGCTCAATGTGTTCAAACCGCTGATCGTCTACAATTTCCTCCAGTCGACCACCCTGCTGGCCGACGTGATTGACTCCTTTGACCGCCACTGCGCCAGCGGCATCGAACCGGTGGCCGAGCGGATCGACCACCATCTGCGCCATTCGCTGATGCTGGTCACCGCCCTCAACCCGCACCTCGGTTACGAGAAGGCGGCGGTCATCGCCAAGAAGGCCCACGCCGAGCACCTCTCCTTGCGCGAGGCGGCCATCCAACTCGGCCTGCTCAGCGGCGAGGAGTTTGATCGGCTGGTGCGGCCGGAAGCGA